The following coding sequences lie in one Deltaproteobacteria bacterium genomic window:
- a CDS encoding DUF4406 domain-containing protein, which translates to MLPALNLPERDAPALVLRRDVLRSDVPVPLKALAFVDLETTGLDPSRHDIVEVAVLRVDARTLEVLAEYHTLVTPERLDDAQPEALAICGFSKAAWTNAAPLREALLAAAPLLEGALVAGHNVGFDWAFLEAGYRRAGLALPRVDYHRLDTASLAWPLVAGGELSSLSLDSLATYFGLDRPRPHRALADARCALEVARRLSERMRLGGRLAGLVGDERELFDALLSRLEQGRRQYGPWRVDDGRDYPSEAYAELLDGLHYLAAELVRRRRLERSRLRRVYVCHPFADDPAGNVERVRGLSRQLVALGVMPVAPHLYLPQLLDEATEREQALRFCLELVDTCDEVRVFGGRVTAGMKREVEYAKRRGIPVRFETEVLA; encoded by the coding sequence ATGCTGCCCGCGCTCAACCTCCCGGAGCGCGACGCTCCCGCGCTCGTTCTTCGCCGCGACGTCCTGCGCTCGGACGTGCCCGTGCCGCTCAAGGCGCTGGCCTTCGTCGACCTCGAGACCACGGGCCTCGATCCCTCCCGACACGACATCGTCGAGGTCGCGGTGCTGCGCGTGGATGCGCGCACCCTCGAGGTGCTCGCCGAGTACCACACGCTCGTCACCCCCGAGCGGCTCGACGACGCGCAGCCCGAGGCGCTCGCCATCTGCGGGTTCTCGAAGGCGGCGTGGACGAACGCGGCGCCCTTGCGGGAGGCGCTGCTCGCCGCCGCACCGCTGCTCGAAGGGGCGCTCGTCGCCGGCCACAACGTCGGCTTCGACTGGGCCTTCCTCGAGGCCGGCTACCGCCGAGCGGGGCTCGCGCTGCCACGCGTCGACTACCACCGCCTCGACACCGCGAGCCTCGCGTGGCCGCTCGTCGCCGGCGGCGAGCTGTCGTCGCTCTCCCTCGACTCGCTCGCGACCTACTTCGGGCTCGACCGCCCGAGACCGCATCGCGCGCTCGCCGATGCGAGGTGCGCGCTCGAGGTCGCACGCAGGCTCTCCGAGCGCATGCGACTCGGCGGTCGCCTCGCGGGCCTCGTCGGCGACGAGCGAGAGCTGTTCGATGCGCTGCTCTCGCGCCTCGAGCAGGGACGCAGGCAGTACGGCCCGTGGCGCGTCGACGACGGGCGCGACTACCCGAGCGAGGCCTACGCCGAGCTGCTCGACGGGCTGCACTACCTCGCCGCCGAGCTGGTGAGGCGCCGTCGCCTCGAACGCAGCCGGCTCCGGCGCGTCTACGTCTGCCACCCGTTCGCCGACGATCCGGCCGGCAACGTCGAGCGCGTCCGCGGCCTCAGCCGCCAGCTCGTCGCGCTCGGGGTGATGCCCGTCGCGCCGCACCTCTACCTGCCGCAGCTCCTCGACGAGGCGACGGAGCGAGAGCAGGCGCTGCGCTTCTGCCTCGAGCTGGTCGACACCTGCGACGAGGTTCGCGTGTTCGGCGGTCGCGTCACGGCCGGCATGAAGCGCGAGGTCGAGTACGCGAAGCGTCGCGGCATCCCGGTTCGCTTCGAGACGGAGGTGCTCGCATGA
- a CDS encoding tyrosine-type recombinase/integrase, giving the protein MTAYADTISRPARTLTESEQRLLLKFTGQRLDGFRDHVIYSLALGAGLREHEILALDVGDVFDDSGHAKRRLALRIFKRSSEEPAPQEVLLPDVVRAKLDKLLAGRKRAGEALAATTPVFASRLGRRLSARQLRHAFGVWQKRAGFERHFNFHALRHTACTNLYRGSRDLRLTQRFARHKSVLTTSIYTHPSDEELLRSVQGLIC; this is encoded by the coding sequence ATGACCGCCTACGCCGACACGATCTCGCGCCCCGCGCGCACGCTCACCGAGAGCGAGCAACGCCTGCTGCTCAAGTTCACGGGGCAGCGCCTCGACGGGTTCCGTGACCACGTCATCTACAGCCTCGCCCTCGGGGCCGGACTTCGCGAGCACGAGATCCTCGCGCTCGACGTCGGCGACGTCTTCGACGACAGCGGGCACGCCAAGCGTCGGCTGGCGCTTCGGATCTTCAAGCGGTCGAGCGAGGAGCCCGCGCCACAGGAGGTGCTGCTGCCCGACGTCGTCCGCGCCAAGCTCGACAAGCTCCTCGCCGGGCGCAAGCGCGCCGGGGAGGCCCTCGCCGCCACGACGCCCGTGTTCGCGAGCCGCCTCGGGCGCCGGCTCTCCGCTCGGCAGCTGCGCCACGCCTTCGGCGTCTGGCAGAAGCGCGCCGGCTTCGAGCGCCACTTCAACTTCCACGCGCTCCGTCACACGGCCTGCACGAACCTCTACCGCGGCAGCCGCGACCTCCGGCTCACGCAGCGCTTCGCCCGCCACAAGTCGGTGCTGACGACCAGCATCTACACGCACCCCTCGGACGAGGAGCTGCTCCGCTCGGTCCAGGGGCTCATCTGCTGA